In Streptomyces liangshanensis, the DNA window CGATCGTCGCCTCCGACCTCGCCAGGGCCTCGGCCACCGCCGCCGAGCTGGCCGGCCTCACCGGCCTGGAGGTCGCGTACGACGCCGGGCTCCGCGAGACCTTCGCGGGGGACTGGCAGGGGCTGACCCACGAGGAGATCGTCGGGCGGTTCGGCGAGCAGTACGCCGCGTGGAAGCGCGGCGAGCCCGTGCGGCGCGGCGGCGGCGAGCTGGAGACCGAGGTCGCCGACCGGGCCGCGCCGGTGGTGCTCCGGCATGCCGAGAAGCTGCCCGACGACGGCACGCTCGTCGTCGTCAGCCACGGCGGCACGATCCGCACCACCATCGGCCGGCTGCTCGGCCTGGAGGCGCACCACTGGGAAGGCCTCGGGGGCCTCTCGAACTGCTGCTGGTCCGTCCTCGGCGAAGGCGCGCGCGGCTGGCGGCTCCTGGAGCACAACGCCGGCACTCTCCCCGAGCCGGTTCTCGGCGACGACGTCTGATTTCACTTTCGGGCTGGTCGCAGGCTAAAGTTCTTCTAGTCCGAAGCGCGCGGCGCACAGGACACGAGGGGCTATAGCTCAGTTGGTAGAGCGCCTGCATGGCATGCAGGAGGTCAGGAGTTCAATTCTCCTTAGCTCCACAATCAGTCGGGTCTCAGTCCGACGTCAGTGGTACGGAAGTGCGGATCCCGTCCCCCGCAGGGGGCGGGATCTTTTCTGTGCGCCGCGCGCGGAGGAACGCCGTCCGCTCGCGGCTCTCCTCGTCGTCCGGGGTGTAGACGACGATCCGGCACTCCGGCATGCCGATGATCGACAGCGAGACCGACGTCATCCGTATCTCGCCCACCTCCTCGTGCCGGAAGGTCTTCGTCCGGGCACCGGACGGCGCCACGTCCCCCCGCTCCCACAACTCGGCGAAGTACGGGCTCGCGTGGGCCAGGCGGCGGATGAACGACTCCCAGACGGGCTCCCCGACGTGCCGGCCGTACGAGGCCCGCAGCGTCGCGACCATCATCGGCAGCTCCCGCTGCGGGAAGACCAGCGGGCAGCGTGCCGCGGGCACGGTGAACAGGACCCACAGCACGTTC includes these proteins:
- a CDS encoding histidine phosphatase family protein; this translates as MNGSKRGRGRRIVLWRHGQTAWNLERRFQGSTDIELTATGVAQARRSARLLASLGPDAIVASDLARASATAAELAGLTGLEVAYDAGLRETFAGDWQGLTHEEIVGRFGEQYAAWKRGEPVRRGGGELETEVADRAAPVVLRHAEKLPDDGTLVVVSHGGTIRTTIGRLLGLEAHHWEGLGGLSNCCWSVLGEGARGWRLLEHNAGTLPEPVLGDDV